One Chaetodon auriga isolate fChaAug3 chromosome 14, fChaAug3.hap1, whole genome shotgun sequence genomic window carries:
- the cep170ba gene encoding centrosomal protein of 170 kDa protein B isoform X1 — MSVTSWFLVSSSGTRHRLPREMIFVGRDDCELMLQSRSVDKQHAVINYDKNTDEHMVKDLGSLNGTFVNDLRIPDQTYITLKLSDVIRFGYDAHVYILEKSQHKVPEEALKHEKYTSQLQLSIKALEAKVKEKQPLQSSEKSKGSTSNVKLQDRAERRAQSLTAATDSPISKPTPLYGQPSWWGEDEDPANKTQNRGGKSPESPDSAKDVSRYEINGSLSDSQTKSTFSYRREPSYFEIPTKESQPRPAKKPESQVHEVPTKDMPDPTQCVTSTPTPPVVQSHASFTIEFDECTPGKMKIKDHVTKFSFRQQRKQPSTDTVTAPTEVMSAESKVADWLVQSNASMLTRRSHTEDMYSTNSDSSLLKITRANHREDGTHSDSGDPVISGNDFLQSEPQIGSEVCPQSLRASPPQRFTSPDSEDPLSCSPPEFQSLSSVGKAEPHQAFVIEFFDDNSRKKRSQSFTNNTSPPEPSGLRVQQEKVRKSSSPTGERQVPSPASTTPPTQRYTIPLKGPASTGPQRAGSLRREKTEDRISTGFSSRSSSSVSARPFSSVGRRSKLAQEFTAEFLKQAKQSSSASWEKNKASPPSAAKTETVVVSKTSPPPSSTTYQPQTSSPIHQPVPLQAPLVPLASQNVEVKSPHVVPRNEEEDSLSDAGTYTIETDIPDRELEEARNQIDQVFGVFESPERTNKSEAETSSAFKPVIVQSREQHRQSSCGEVQPAGAVLQGAPKWMSCWASLADSYIESGPSSGLFDIPSQMELAGGARGTIIHKNTLLRNHDSADSDGSRARRVLPQVPLEEKSDIQTPSIHVHYDLRTTFDAEESSVVGPSSQDGLHRLSVQDDVEPDSLSDASKSDDGSIVEQRRRPLSDTEEKKKNEDKFRLSAKATSFYIGSEGAGSKPEHGDSKPSTPLTERKHTTKTFSTATLTKPRSNQDSGKVKPSMSAPVLGQGTRSPESREGTVSTLIRQESFTKERPSNARLPNISSQPVQRHPDPESFQGACSQDTHSYLKQTEDVLAVLEAKLQAVQSETTPPPIVDSLSAESDVDTSSTVSQHSSKTRPNTLTKKSSVSGLHRERSSASIASQDSVHMSSTSEKWRSQGADIHNKTESIRRPVGLRRSIGKCGSTDLSDDPQSLPYSDQESNNHQTRKKYTVPLQKEDGKTSRVSQALSRTNSLSAPRPTRASMLRRARLGEASDNEGTETDRLSQEAASAPPKQPQETKKLSRLDMLAMPRKRTSSFNTPSDTEASSTQQWTGRSTGFSNRSTESGSSSVRRASAPGPKAVERPQKAALNKAPVTRVRSGSAKYASSTASSRRRQKGSDYTSTSDEEYDSNQSTPKHKRSQPSSASHSPRNRPHSQPVVAMRPKPRSRDSEEESHEGETLHSWSNHSAEIARLSQDLAKDLAILAREIHDVAGDGDPQNPGGEGSAPVSTVTAHEQLVHHIPEAGLNYQRVPPSSTTREPDQSASDHEQTSRRRDRSREEVIVDNLMLNPVSQVIMAIRENTEQLAEKIKVLFQDRMDIWQEIEVNSDNDIPVVNNNNKEITSILKELRRVQRQLEVINTVMEPSGQHEAFKSSASVVSSSSGARSSRPPASRDFRTVHSASKRGGGPRPSESIRRAAVTPDDLREGYLV, encoded by the exons CTGCCACAGATTCTCCAATATCCAAGCCTACTCCTCTCTATGGCCAACCGTCGTGGTGGGGGGAGGATGAAGATCCAGccaataaaacacagaacagaggTGGAAAATCGCCAGAGTCTCCAG ATTCTGCTAAAGACGTGTCCAGATATGAAATCAACGGTTCTCTGTCTGACAGTCAGACCAAGTCCACCTTCTCCTACCGCCGGGAGCCCAGCTACTTCGAGATCCCAACAAAGGAATCCCAGCCGCGACCTGCCAAGAAACCTGAGTCACAGGTTCATGAGGTTCCCACAAAGGATATGCCAGATCCCACCCAGTGTGTCACCTCCACCCCAACGCCTCCCGTGGTCCAAAGCCATGCCTCCTTCACCATCGAATTCGATGAATGCACACCAGGTAAAATGAAGATCAAGGACCACGTGACCAAGTTTTCCTTCCGCCAGCAGCGCAAACAACCTTCCACAGACACTGTCACTGCACCCACTGAGGTGATGTCAGCAGAAAGCAAagttgctgattggctggtccAAAGCAATGCTAGCATGTTAACGAGGAGGTCACACACCGAAGACATGTATAGCACAAACAGTGACTCTTCACTGCTGAAGATCACCAGGG CAAACCACCGTGAAGATGGTACTCACAGTGACTCAGGGGATCCTGTGATCAGTGGAAATGATTTCCTCCAATCAGAACCTCAGATTGGGTCCGAAGTGTGTCCACAATCCCTGAGAGCCTCCCCACCACAGCGCTTCACCTCCCCTGACTCCGAGGATCCTTTGTCCTGCTCTCCACCAGAGTTTCAGTCCTTATCCAGTGTTGGTAAGGCTGAGCCTCACCAGGCCTTTGTCATTGAATTTTTTGATGATAACTCCAGAAAGAAGCGCTCTCAGTCCTTCACCAATAACACATCCCCACCTGAGCCCTCAGGCCTCAGGGTCCAGCAGGAGAAGGTGAGGAAGAGCTCAAGCCCCACTGGGGAGAGACAAGTCCCGTCTCCAGCCTCCACCACTCCCCCAACCCAACGATACACCATCCCCCTGAAGGGCCCTGCATCCACAGGCCCCCAAAGAGCTGGCTCACTACGaagggagaagacagaggacCGGATCAGCACTGGCTTTTCCTCCCGCTCTTCATCATCTGTGTCTGCAAGGCCCTTTAGCAGTGTGGGCCGGAGATCCAAACTTGCCCAGGAATTTACTGCTGAATTCCTCAAACAAGCAAAGCAGTCCTCTTCTGCCagctgggaaaaaaataaagctagtcctccttcagcagctAAAACAGAGACAGTGGTAGTATCCAAGACTAGTCCCCCTCCATCTAGCACTACATACCAGCCACAGACTTCCTCTCCTATCCATCAGCCTGTTCCCCTACAGGCCCCTTTGGTGCCCCTGGCGTCTCAGAACGTGGAAGTCAAGAGCCCCCATGTTGTCCCcagaaatgaagaggaggacagtcTGAGCGATGCAGGAACCTACACCATTGAAACAGATATTCCCGATAGAGAGCTTGAAGAGGCACGGAACCAGATTGACCAG GTGTTTGGTGTTTTCGAGAGCCCAGAGCGAACCAACAAGAGCGAAGCAGAAACATCATCAGCATTTAAGCCTGTTATTGTTCAGAGCAGGGAGCAGCATAGGCAGAGTAGCTGTGGGGAG GTTCAGCCAGCAGGTGCAGTGTTACAGGGTGCTCCTAAGTGGATGTCTTGCTGGGCCAGCTTGGCAGACAGCTACATAGAATCTGGCCCTTCGTCTGGCCTCTTTGACATTCCTTCCCAGATGGAGCTGGCGGGAGGGG CACGAGGCACAATCATCCACAAGAACACGCTCCTCCGAAATCACGACAGCGCAGACTCCGATGGCTCAAGAGCTCGGCGCGTTCTGCCCCAGGTACCACTGGAGGAGAAGAGTGACATTCAGACTCCCAGCATTCATGTTCATTATGACCTGCGTACAACATTTGATGCAGAAGAGAGTAGCGTGGTGGGCCCCAGTTCGCAGGATGGTCTTCACAGGTTATCAGTGCAGGACGACGTAGAGCCTGACAGCTTGAGTGACGCTAGCAAGTCAGATGACGGTTCCATCGTAGAGCAAAGGAGGAGACcactgtcagacacagaggagaagaagaaaaatgaggacAAATTCAGACTCTCAGCCAAGGCTACATCATTCTACATAGGCTCAGAGGGGGCTGGGTCCAAACCTGAACATGGTGACTCAAAACCCAGCACTCCTctaacagaaagaaaacacacaaccaaAACTTTCTCAACAGCCACCCTGACCAAACCGAGAAGTAACCAGGACTCTGGAAAAGTCAAGCCCAGTATGTCTGCTCCTGTCCTGGGCCAGGGGACACGgagtccagagtccagagagGGCACAGTATCCACATTAATCAGACAAGAGAGCTTCACCAAGGAGCGGCCTAGCAATGCCAGATTGCCCAACATCTCGAGCCAGCCTGTTCAGAGACACCCAGACCCTGAGTCATTCCAGGGAGCCTGCAGTCAGGACACTCATTCTTACCTAAAACAGACAGAGGATGTCCTGGCTGTTCTGGAGGCCAAACTCCAAGCAGTGCAATCAGAAACAACACCGCCTCCAATAGTGGACTCTCTTTCTGCAGAGTCTGATGTGGACACCTCCAGCACAGTCAGCCAACATAGCAGTAAGACCAGGCCAAACACACTGACTAAAAAATCTTCCGTCAGTGGCCTCCATAGAGAGAGGTCTTCAGCCAGTATAGCCAGTCAGGACTCAGTTCACATGTCCAGCACATCAGAAAAGTGGCGCTCCCAGGGAGCAGACATCCACAATAAGACTGAATCTATCAGAAGGCCGGTTGGACTGAGACGTAGTATTGGGAAATGTGGCTCCACAGACCTGAGTGACGACCCTCAGAGCTTACCTTACTCTGATCAGGAGTCAAACAACCACCAAACACGCAAAAAATACACCGTGCCCCTTCAGAAGGAGGACGGCAAGACCTCCAGAGTGTCCCAGGCCTTGAGTCGTACCAACAGCTTGTCAGCCCCTAGACCCACCAGAGCGTCCATGCTCCGCCGGGCTCGCCTGGGAGAAGCTTCAGACAACGAGggcactgagacagacaggctgtcCCAGGAGGCAGCCAGCGCTCCACCTAAGCAACCTCAGGAAACCAAGAAACTCTCCAGGCTGGATATGCTGGCGATGCCTCGTAAGCGGACAAGCTCCTTCAACACGCCCAGCGACACTGAGGCCTCCTCCACCCAACAGTGGACGGGCAGGAGCACAGGCTTCTCCAACCGCAGCACCGAGTCTGGCAGCAGCTCAGTTCGAAGGGCCTCTGCTCCAGGGCCAAAGGCCGTAGAAAGGCCGCAGAAAGCAGCACTGAACAAGGCACCAGTCACTCGTGTACGTTCAGGCAGTGCCAAATATGCCAGCAGCACCGCAA GCTCCAGGAGACGACAGAAAGGCTCTGACTATACCTCTACCTCAGACGAGGAGTACGACTCAAACCAGAGCACTCCTAAACACAAACGCTcccaaccttcctcagcttcCCACAGCCCCCGTAATCGGCCTCACTCTCAGCCGGTGGTCGCCATGCGTCCGAAACCCCGCAGCAGAGATTCTGAGGAGGAGAGCCACGAAGGAGAAACCCTCCACAGCTGGTCTAACCACAGTGCTGAGATTGCACG GTTGAGTCAGGACCTGGCTAAAGACCTAGCTATCTTGGCCAGAGAGATCCATGACGTGGCAGGTGATGGTGATCCACAAAACCCCGGAGGGGAGGGCAGTGCACCTGTCTCCACGGTGACCGCTCACGAACAG CTGGTTCATCATATTCCAGAGGCTGGATTAAACTACCAGAGAGTCCCACCAAGTTCCACTACAAGGGAACCTGACCAGAGCGCAAGTGACCATGAGCAGACCTCCAGGCGGCGAGATCGGAGCAGGGAAGAG GTCATTGTGGACAATCTGATGCTGAATCCCGTGTCTCAGGTCATCATGGCcatcagagaaaacactgagcagcttGCTGAGAAAATTAA GGTGCTGTTCCAGGACAGGATGGATATCTGGCAAGAAATCGAGGTTAATTCTGACAATGATATTCCAgttgtcaacaacaacaacaag GAAATCACATCTATCTTGAAAGAACTCAGGAGAGTTCAGCGACAGCTTGAGG TCATTAACACAGTCATGGAGCCCAGCGGGCAGCATGAAGCATTCAAGTCCTCAGCCTCCGTGGTCTCCTCTTCATCTGGAGCTCGCTCCTCCAGACCTCCCGCCTCCCGAGACTTTAGAACAGTCCACTCTGCCTCCAAGCGTGGCGGCGGCCCGAGGCCCAGCGAGAGTATCAGGAGAGCAGCCGTGACGCCAGATGATCTCAGAGAGGGATATTTGGTCTGA
- the cep170ba gene encoding centrosomal protein of 170 kDa protein B isoform X2: MSVTSWFLVSSSGTRHRLPREMIFVGRDDCELMLQSRSVDKQHAVINYDKNTDEHMVKDLGSLNGTFVNDLRIPDQTYITLKLSDVIRFGYDAHVYILEKSQHKVPEEALKHEKYTSQLQLSIKALEAKVKEKQPLQSSEKSKGSTSNVKLQDRAERRAQSLTDSPISKPTPLYGQPSWWGEDEDPANKTQNRGGKSPESPDSAKDVSRYEINGSLSDSQTKSTFSYRREPSYFEIPTKESQPRPAKKPESQVHEVPTKDMPDPTQCVTSTPTPPVVQSHASFTIEFDECTPGKMKIKDHVTKFSFRQQRKQPSTDTVTAPTEVMSAESKVADWLVQSNASMLTRRSHTEDMYSTNSDSSLLKITRANHREDGTHSDSGDPVISGNDFLQSEPQIGSEVCPQSLRASPPQRFTSPDSEDPLSCSPPEFQSLSSVGKAEPHQAFVIEFFDDNSRKKRSQSFTNNTSPPEPSGLRVQQEKVRKSSSPTGERQVPSPASTTPPTQRYTIPLKGPASTGPQRAGSLRREKTEDRISTGFSSRSSSSVSARPFSSVGRRSKLAQEFTAEFLKQAKQSSSASWEKNKASPPSAAKTETVVVSKTSPPPSSTTYQPQTSSPIHQPVPLQAPLVPLASQNVEVKSPHVVPRNEEEDSLSDAGTYTIETDIPDRELEEARNQIDQVFGVFESPERTNKSEAETSSAFKPVIVQSREQHRQSSCGEVQPAGAVLQGAPKWMSCWASLADSYIESGPSSGLFDIPSQMELAGGARGTIIHKNTLLRNHDSADSDGSRARRVLPQVPLEEKSDIQTPSIHVHYDLRTTFDAEESSVVGPSSQDGLHRLSVQDDVEPDSLSDASKSDDGSIVEQRRRPLSDTEEKKKNEDKFRLSAKATSFYIGSEGAGSKPEHGDSKPSTPLTERKHTTKTFSTATLTKPRSNQDSGKVKPSMSAPVLGQGTRSPESREGTVSTLIRQESFTKERPSNARLPNISSQPVQRHPDPESFQGACSQDTHSYLKQTEDVLAVLEAKLQAVQSETTPPPIVDSLSAESDVDTSSTVSQHSSKTRPNTLTKKSSVSGLHRERSSASIASQDSVHMSSTSEKWRSQGADIHNKTESIRRPVGLRRSIGKCGSTDLSDDPQSLPYSDQESNNHQTRKKYTVPLQKEDGKTSRVSQALSRTNSLSAPRPTRASMLRRARLGEASDNEGTETDRLSQEAASAPPKQPQETKKLSRLDMLAMPRKRTSSFNTPSDTEASSTQQWTGRSTGFSNRSTESGSSSVRRASAPGPKAVERPQKAALNKAPVTRVRSGSAKYASSTASSRRRQKGSDYTSTSDEEYDSNQSTPKHKRSQPSSASHSPRNRPHSQPVVAMRPKPRSRDSEEESHEGETLHSWSNHSAEIARLSQDLAKDLAILAREIHDVAGDGDPQNPGGEGSAPVSTVTAHEQLVHHIPEAGLNYQRVPPSSTTREPDQSASDHEQTSRRRDRSREEVIVDNLMLNPVSQVIMAIRENTEQLAEKIKVLFQDRMDIWQEIEVNSDNDIPVVNNNNKEITSILKELRRVQRQLEVINTVMEPSGQHEAFKSSASVVSSSSGARSSRPPASRDFRTVHSASKRGGGPRPSESIRRAAVTPDDLREGYLV, encoded by the exons ATTCTCCAATATCCAAGCCTACTCCTCTCTATGGCCAACCGTCGTGGTGGGGGGAGGATGAAGATCCAGccaataaaacacagaacagaggTGGAAAATCGCCAGAGTCTCCAG ATTCTGCTAAAGACGTGTCCAGATATGAAATCAACGGTTCTCTGTCTGACAGTCAGACCAAGTCCACCTTCTCCTACCGCCGGGAGCCCAGCTACTTCGAGATCCCAACAAAGGAATCCCAGCCGCGACCTGCCAAGAAACCTGAGTCACAGGTTCATGAGGTTCCCACAAAGGATATGCCAGATCCCACCCAGTGTGTCACCTCCACCCCAACGCCTCCCGTGGTCCAAAGCCATGCCTCCTTCACCATCGAATTCGATGAATGCACACCAGGTAAAATGAAGATCAAGGACCACGTGACCAAGTTTTCCTTCCGCCAGCAGCGCAAACAACCTTCCACAGACACTGTCACTGCACCCACTGAGGTGATGTCAGCAGAAAGCAAagttgctgattggctggtccAAAGCAATGCTAGCATGTTAACGAGGAGGTCACACACCGAAGACATGTATAGCACAAACAGTGACTCTTCACTGCTGAAGATCACCAGGG CAAACCACCGTGAAGATGGTACTCACAGTGACTCAGGGGATCCTGTGATCAGTGGAAATGATTTCCTCCAATCAGAACCTCAGATTGGGTCCGAAGTGTGTCCACAATCCCTGAGAGCCTCCCCACCACAGCGCTTCACCTCCCCTGACTCCGAGGATCCTTTGTCCTGCTCTCCACCAGAGTTTCAGTCCTTATCCAGTGTTGGTAAGGCTGAGCCTCACCAGGCCTTTGTCATTGAATTTTTTGATGATAACTCCAGAAAGAAGCGCTCTCAGTCCTTCACCAATAACACATCCCCACCTGAGCCCTCAGGCCTCAGGGTCCAGCAGGAGAAGGTGAGGAAGAGCTCAAGCCCCACTGGGGAGAGACAAGTCCCGTCTCCAGCCTCCACCACTCCCCCAACCCAACGATACACCATCCCCCTGAAGGGCCCTGCATCCACAGGCCCCCAAAGAGCTGGCTCACTACGaagggagaagacagaggacCGGATCAGCACTGGCTTTTCCTCCCGCTCTTCATCATCTGTGTCTGCAAGGCCCTTTAGCAGTGTGGGCCGGAGATCCAAACTTGCCCAGGAATTTACTGCTGAATTCCTCAAACAAGCAAAGCAGTCCTCTTCTGCCagctgggaaaaaaataaagctagtcctccttcagcagctAAAACAGAGACAGTGGTAGTATCCAAGACTAGTCCCCCTCCATCTAGCACTACATACCAGCCACAGACTTCCTCTCCTATCCATCAGCCTGTTCCCCTACAGGCCCCTTTGGTGCCCCTGGCGTCTCAGAACGTGGAAGTCAAGAGCCCCCATGTTGTCCCcagaaatgaagaggaggacagtcTGAGCGATGCAGGAACCTACACCATTGAAACAGATATTCCCGATAGAGAGCTTGAAGAGGCACGGAACCAGATTGACCAG GTGTTTGGTGTTTTCGAGAGCCCAGAGCGAACCAACAAGAGCGAAGCAGAAACATCATCAGCATTTAAGCCTGTTATTGTTCAGAGCAGGGAGCAGCATAGGCAGAGTAGCTGTGGGGAG GTTCAGCCAGCAGGTGCAGTGTTACAGGGTGCTCCTAAGTGGATGTCTTGCTGGGCCAGCTTGGCAGACAGCTACATAGAATCTGGCCCTTCGTCTGGCCTCTTTGACATTCCTTCCCAGATGGAGCTGGCGGGAGGGG CACGAGGCACAATCATCCACAAGAACACGCTCCTCCGAAATCACGACAGCGCAGACTCCGATGGCTCAAGAGCTCGGCGCGTTCTGCCCCAGGTACCACTGGAGGAGAAGAGTGACATTCAGACTCCCAGCATTCATGTTCATTATGACCTGCGTACAACATTTGATGCAGAAGAGAGTAGCGTGGTGGGCCCCAGTTCGCAGGATGGTCTTCACAGGTTATCAGTGCAGGACGACGTAGAGCCTGACAGCTTGAGTGACGCTAGCAAGTCAGATGACGGTTCCATCGTAGAGCAAAGGAGGAGACcactgtcagacacagaggagaagaagaaaaatgaggacAAATTCAGACTCTCAGCCAAGGCTACATCATTCTACATAGGCTCAGAGGGGGCTGGGTCCAAACCTGAACATGGTGACTCAAAACCCAGCACTCCTctaacagaaagaaaacacacaaccaaAACTTTCTCAACAGCCACCCTGACCAAACCGAGAAGTAACCAGGACTCTGGAAAAGTCAAGCCCAGTATGTCTGCTCCTGTCCTGGGCCAGGGGACACGgagtccagagtccagagagGGCACAGTATCCACATTAATCAGACAAGAGAGCTTCACCAAGGAGCGGCCTAGCAATGCCAGATTGCCCAACATCTCGAGCCAGCCTGTTCAGAGACACCCAGACCCTGAGTCATTCCAGGGAGCCTGCAGTCAGGACACTCATTCTTACCTAAAACAGACAGAGGATGTCCTGGCTGTTCTGGAGGCCAAACTCCAAGCAGTGCAATCAGAAACAACACCGCCTCCAATAGTGGACTCTCTTTCTGCAGAGTCTGATGTGGACACCTCCAGCACAGTCAGCCAACATAGCAGTAAGACCAGGCCAAACACACTGACTAAAAAATCTTCCGTCAGTGGCCTCCATAGAGAGAGGTCTTCAGCCAGTATAGCCAGTCAGGACTCAGTTCACATGTCCAGCACATCAGAAAAGTGGCGCTCCCAGGGAGCAGACATCCACAATAAGACTGAATCTATCAGAAGGCCGGTTGGACTGAGACGTAGTATTGGGAAATGTGGCTCCACAGACCTGAGTGACGACCCTCAGAGCTTACCTTACTCTGATCAGGAGTCAAACAACCACCAAACACGCAAAAAATACACCGTGCCCCTTCAGAAGGAGGACGGCAAGACCTCCAGAGTGTCCCAGGCCTTGAGTCGTACCAACAGCTTGTCAGCCCCTAGACCCACCAGAGCGTCCATGCTCCGCCGGGCTCGCCTGGGAGAAGCTTCAGACAACGAGggcactgagacagacaggctgtcCCAGGAGGCAGCCAGCGCTCCACCTAAGCAACCTCAGGAAACCAAGAAACTCTCCAGGCTGGATATGCTGGCGATGCCTCGTAAGCGGACAAGCTCCTTCAACACGCCCAGCGACACTGAGGCCTCCTCCACCCAACAGTGGACGGGCAGGAGCACAGGCTTCTCCAACCGCAGCACCGAGTCTGGCAGCAGCTCAGTTCGAAGGGCCTCTGCTCCAGGGCCAAAGGCCGTAGAAAGGCCGCAGAAAGCAGCACTGAACAAGGCACCAGTCACTCGTGTACGTTCAGGCAGTGCCAAATATGCCAGCAGCACCGCAA GCTCCAGGAGACGACAGAAAGGCTCTGACTATACCTCTACCTCAGACGAGGAGTACGACTCAAACCAGAGCACTCCTAAACACAAACGCTcccaaccttcctcagcttcCCACAGCCCCCGTAATCGGCCTCACTCTCAGCCGGTGGTCGCCATGCGTCCGAAACCCCGCAGCAGAGATTCTGAGGAGGAGAGCCACGAAGGAGAAACCCTCCACAGCTGGTCTAACCACAGTGCTGAGATTGCACG GTTGAGTCAGGACCTGGCTAAAGACCTAGCTATCTTGGCCAGAGAGATCCATGACGTGGCAGGTGATGGTGATCCACAAAACCCCGGAGGGGAGGGCAGTGCACCTGTCTCCACGGTGACCGCTCACGAACAG CTGGTTCATCATATTCCAGAGGCTGGATTAAACTACCAGAGAGTCCCACCAAGTTCCACTACAAGGGAACCTGACCAGAGCGCAAGTGACCATGAGCAGACCTCCAGGCGGCGAGATCGGAGCAGGGAAGAG GTCATTGTGGACAATCTGATGCTGAATCCCGTGTCTCAGGTCATCATGGCcatcagagaaaacactgagcagcttGCTGAGAAAATTAA GGTGCTGTTCCAGGACAGGATGGATATCTGGCAAGAAATCGAGGTTAATTCTGACAATGATATTCCAgttgtcaacaacaacaacaag GAAATCACATCTATCTTGAAAGAACTCAGGAGAGTTCAGCGACAGCTTGAGG TCATTAACACAGTCATGGAGCCCAGCGGGCAGCATGAAGCATTCAAGTCCTCAGCCTCCGTGGTCTCCTCTTCATCTGGAGCTCGCTCCTCCAGACCTCCCGCCTCCCGAGACTTTAGAACAGTCCACTCTGCCTCCAAGCGTGGCGGCGGCCCGAGGCCCAGCGAGAGTATCAGGAGAGCAGCCGTGACGCCAGATGATCTCAGAGAGGGATATTTGGTCTGA
- the pld4 gene encoding 5'-3' exonuclease PLD4, with translation MTSTYRSLHDSYVSNKTRSTSCVTLAVVLACLTVLGIVLAIAVLERPDPPKDHETLPGDGGNVSTDQCSMVLVESFPQQVTYKPNATLGIPLEEAWKDLISIATEQVDVASFYWTLTGEDINVNSSSDIPGREILRELEELPSRNVSVRVVTSVPSVRTNSTDLEILEQKGVQVRKVNFGRLTRGVLHSKFWIVDRKHVFVGSANMDWRAFTQVKELGVVIYNCSSLAKDLRKIFQSYWVMGQSNSSLPRPWPAEYDTAINKHSPLLVKSSNVSSRIYLTGSPPSFCPPSRTQDLEAILSIISEAQHYVDVAVMEYFPTTRFEKPQRYWPFIDDVIKIAAFERRVKIRMLISCGQDSDPAMLPFLRSLASIDSPHQGISVQIKLFILPLGNQSDIPYSRINHNKYMVTDKVAYIGTSNWSGDYFLTTAGVGLVISQHAPHSVWKTEALQSQLRAVFDRDWHSEFAVHLADLGHHPNCALARKSCT, from the exons ATGACCTCTACTTATAGAAGCCTCCACGACAGTTACGTTTCAAACAAAACG CGGTCCACCAGCTGTGTGACATTAGCTGTGGTTTTggcctgtctgactgtcttGGGGATCGTGCTTGCCATCGCCGTGCTCGAAAGACCAGACCCCCCCAAAGATCATGAGACGCTTCCTGGTGATGGGGGCAATGTCTCTACGGACCAGTGCAG TATGGTCCTGGTGGAGAGCTTCCCTCAGCAAGTGACATATAAACCCAATGCAACGCTCGGCATCCCTCTGGAAGAAGCCTGGAAAGATCTCATCTCCATTGCAACAGAGCAAGTGGATGTGGCTTCTTTCTACTGGACTTTAACTGGGGAAGACATCAACGTGAACTCTTCCTCTGACATCCCT GGAAGGGAGATCCTCAGAGAGCTTGAGGAGCTGCCCTCCAGGAACGTGTCTGTCCGAGTGGTGACCAGCGTTCCCAGCGTTAGAACAAACTCCACAGATTTAGAGATCTTAGAACAGAAAG GAGTTCAGGTGAGGAAGGTGAACTTTGGCCGTTTGACCAGGGGCGTCCTCCACAGCAAGTTCTGGATCGTTGATAGAAAGCATGTGTTTGTTGGAAGCGCCAACATGGACTGGAGGGCTttcacacag GTCAAGGAACTGGGTGTAGTCATCTACAACTGCTCCAGTCTGGCAAAGGATCTGCGTAAGATTTTCCAGTCCTACTGGGTGATGGGACAGTCCAACAGCTCCCTGCCACGGCCCTGGCCTGCAGAGTATGACACTGCCATCAACAAACATTCCCCCCTGCTGGTGAAAAGTAGTAATGTCTCCAGCAGGATTTACCTCACA GGTTCTCCACCATCATTCTGCCCTCCATCGAGGACTCAGGACCTTGAGGCTATTCTCTCCATCATCTCAGAGGCCCAACACTATGTTGACGTGGCTGTCATGGAGTACTTCCCCACCACACGCTTTGAAAAGCCTCAAAG ATACTGGCCCTtcattgatgatgtcatcaagatAGCTGCATTTGAGAGGCGTGTGAAGATCCGGATGCTGATCAGCTGTGGGCAGGACTCTGATCCGGCCATGCTGCCCTTCCTTCGTTCTCTAGCCTCAATTGACAGCCCTCACCAGGGTATCAGCGTCCAAATA AAATTGTTCATCTTACCTTTGGGAAACCAGTCTGATATTCCATATTCCAGAATCAACCACAATAAATACATGGTGACTGATAAAGTAGCCTACATTG GTACCTCCAACTGGTCGGGGGACTACTTTCTGACCACAGCTGGAGTGGGTCTGGtcatttcccagcatgctccCCACTCCGTATGGAAGACTGAGGCCCTGCAGAGCCAGCTCAGGGCAGTCTTTGACAGAGACTGGCACTCTGAGTTTGCTGTGCACCTCGCTGACCTGGGTCACCACCCAAACTGTGCATTAGCAAGAAAAAGTTGCACATAA
- the srp14 gene encoding signal recognition particle 14 kDa protein, which produces MVLLENDSFLTELTRLFQKCRTSGSVVITLKKYDGRTKPVPRKGHTESFEPADNKCLIRASDGKKKISTVVSTKEVIKFQMAYSNLLRAHMDGLKKKDKKSKSKKTKATQ; this is translated from the exons ATGGTGCTGCTTGAAAATGACTCG TTTCTCACAGAGCTCACTCGGCTCTTCCAGAAGTGCAGAACATCTGGCAGTGTTGTCATCACGCTAAAGAAGT ATGATGGGAGGACCAAGCCAGTGCCCCGAAAGGGCCACACAGAGTCATTTGAACCAGCAGACAACAAATGTCTCATCAGGGCGTCTGATGGCAAAAAGAAGATTAGCAcagtg GTTAGCACCAAAGAAGTAATCAAGTTTCAAATG GCATACTCCAACCTCCTTAGAGCTCACATGGATGGACTTAAGAAGAAAGAtaagaaaagcaaaagcaagAAAACCAAAGCCACCCAATGA